A genomic window from Chitinophaga pollutisoli includes:
- a CDS encoding M1 family metallopeptidase: MMRLLPILLTLFTVSNAYSQHNQRFTRQDTLRGTLGPERTWWDVTYYDLSMRIFPDTKSIEGTNVIHYRVTGAPNRMQIDLQQPMELRKAVQDGQELTFTREGNAFFIDMPAHQPRGKIKQIVLTFGGKPREAKNAPWDGGIVWKTDSLHRPWIASACQGLGASVFWPNKDHQSEEPDSMQIAVTVPGALTNVSNGRLRSVKDGADTTRTFTWFVSNPINNYDVALNIGHYAHFSDIYKGEAGNLPLDFWVLDYHLAAAKKHFGVVKPMMQCFEHWFGPYPFYTDTYKLVETPHLGMEHQSAVAYGNQYKMGYRGKDLSGSGWGLKWDFIIIHETGHEWFGNNITTKDIADMWVHESFTNYSETLFTECRYGKEAGNAYLQGIRKNIANDVPIIGPYGVNTEGSGDMYYKGANMVHTIRQIINNDEQFRQILRGLNKTFWHQTVTTQQVEDFINKKSGFNFDKVYDQYLRHTQPPVFEYSISGGQLKYRWVADVKGFDMPIRVSTGTGKPVMLRPTAEWQTMPLKNASKFGIDPNFYVVPKKV; encoded by the coding sequence ATGATGAGGCTGCTGCCCATTCTGCTGACGTTGTTCACCGTAAGCAACGCCTATAGCCAGCACAATCAACGCTTTACCCGCCAGGATACCCTGCGCGGCACCCTGGGGCCGGAGCGCACCTGGTGGGACGTAACGTACTACGACCTCTCGATGCGCATCTTCCCCGACACCAAATCCATCGAAGGCACCAACGTGATTCATTACCGGGTTACGGGCGCGCCCAACCGGATGCAAATCGACCTGCAGCAGCCCATGGAGCTGCGGAAAGCCGTGCAGGACGGGCAAGAACTCACATTTACCCGCGAAGGCAACGCCTTTTTCATCGATATGCCGGCCCATCAGCCCAGGGGAAAAATCAAACAGATCGTCCTCACTTTCGGCGGCAAGCCCCGCGAAGCGAAGAACGCGCCCTGGGACGGCGGCATCGTCTGGAAAACCGACTCCCTGCACCGCCCCTGGATCGCCAGCGCCTGCCAGGGCCTGGGTGCCAGCGTGTTCTGGCCGAATAAAGACCATCAGTCCGAAGAGCCCGACAGCATGCAGATTGCGGTAACCGTACCCGGCGCCCTGACCAACGTTTCCAACGGCAGGCTGCGTTCGGTGAAAGACGGTGCGGATACCACGCGCACCTTTACCTGGTTCGTCTCCAATCCCATCAACAACTACGACGTGGCGCTGAACATCGGCCACTACGCGCATTTCTCCGATATTTACAAAGGCGAAGCCGGCAACCTGCCGCTCGACTTCTGGGTGCTGGATTACCACCTCGCCGCCGCCAAAAAACACTTCGGCGTGGTGAAGCCCATGATGCAATGTTTCGAGCACTGGTTCGGCCCCTACCCTTTCTACACCGATACCTACAAACTTGTGGAAACGCCGCACCTCGGCATGGAGCACCAGAGTGCCGTGGCATACGGCAACCAGTATAAAATGGGCTACCGCGGAAAAGACCTTTCCGGTTCCGGCTGGGGATTAAAATGGGATTTCATCATCATCCACGAAACCGGCCACGAATGGTTCGGGAACAATATCACGACTAAAGACATCGCCGATATGTGGGTGCATGAATCCTTCACCAACTATTCCGAAACGCTTTTTACGGAGTGCCGATACGGCAAGGAAGCGGGGAATGCATATCTGCAGGGCATCCGTAAAAATATCGCCAACGACGTTCCCATCATCGGCCCCTACGGCGTCAATACCGAAGGTTCCGGCGACATGTATTACAAAGGCGCGAACATGGTGCATACCATCCGGCAGATTATCAACAACGACGAACAGTTCCGCCAGATCCTGCGCGGGCTGAACAAAACCTTCTGGCACCAGACGGTGACCACACAGCAGGTAGAGGATTTCATCAATAAAAAATCAGGGTTTAATTTTGATAAGGTATACGATCAGTACCTGCGCCATACACAGCCGCCCGTATTCGAGTACAGCATTAGCGGCGGACAGCTGAAATACAGATGGGTAGCGGATGTGAAAGGGTTCGACATGCCGATCCGTGTGAGCACGGGAACCGGCAAGCCCGTTATGCTGCGGCCCACGGCGGAGTGGCAAACGATGCCGCTGAAAAACGCGTCTAAATTCGGGATCGATCCGAACTTCTACGTGGTTCCGAAGAAAGTGTAA
- a CDS encoding ABC transporter substrate-binding protein, with the protein MKYSVFFLLILIYACGERRGDGKMVFRYNQEGGIPTLDPAFAKNQAIMWAVRQVFNTLVETDSSLNIRPSLAKSWEVSADRKEYVFHLRTDVHFHDHALFPGGKGRKMTAEDVAYSFRRLIDPATASSGAWVFNGKVDPVAGFTAVDDSTFRLRLLQPFQPVMGILSMQYCSVVPREIVEHFGKDFRKHPIGTGPFQFFYWDEGQGLVLHKNPRYHETDEHGTRLPYLDAVQISFVDSKGTEFLLFRQGQLSFINEIDATFKDEVLTRQGELKKEWEGKIVMMKTPYLSTEYFGIVMDPEKPGVKNSPLHDLRVRRAVNFGIDRVKMVTYLRNNKGIPATSGFVPAGLPSFDTAAVPGYHYDPARARKLLAEAGYPDGKGLPGITLVSIPLYADLADYAARQLQELGIKVQVEVMQRGPLIDQVAKSAVPFFRASWIADYPDAESFLAMFYSKNPAPPNYTRYDNPAFDRLYERALEETDDSVRYGLYQEMDRMVVADAPVVPLFYDMVMRFKQPNVLGLSSDGLNTLELRRVRIVEN; encoded by the coding sequence ATGAAGTATTCCGTTTTCTTCCTGCTGATCCTGATATACGCCTGCGGCGAACGCCGCGGCGACGGGAAAATGGTGTTCCGCTACAACCAGGAAGGCGGCATCCCCACGCTGGACCCCGCCTTCGCCAAGAACCAGGCCATCATGTGGGCCGTGCGCCAGGTATTCAACACACTCGTCGAAACCGACAGCTCCCTCAACATTCGCCCCTCGCTCGCGAAAAGCTGGGAAGTTTCGGCCGACCGGAAGGAGTATGTTTTCCATCTCCGCACTGACGTCCATTTCCACGACCACGCTCTTTTCCCCGGCGGCAAAGGCAGGAAAATGACGGCGGAAGACGTTGCTTACAGTTTCCGCAGGCTCATCGACCCCGCCACGGCATCGTCGGGCGCCTGGGTCTTCAACGGCAAAGTAGATCCCGTGGCAGGTTTCACGGCGGTCGACGACAGCACCTTCCGACTCCGGTTACTACAGCCTTTCCAACCCGTGATGGGCATCCTCAGCATGCAATATTGCAGCGTGGTGCCGCGGGAGATCGTGGAGCACTTCGGCAAGGATTTCCGGAAGCACCCCATAGGCACGGGGCCCTTTCAGTTTTTCTATTGGGACGAAGGGCAGGGGCTGGTGCTGCATAAAAACCCCCGTTATCACGAAACCGATGAACACGGCACGCGACTGCCATACCTGGATGCGGTGCAGATCTCGTTTGTAGACAGCAAGGGAACCGAGTTTCTGCTGTTTCGGCAGGGACAACTCAGCTTCATCAACGAAATCGACGCCACGTTCAAAGACGAAGTGCTCACGCGGCAGGGTGAATTGAAAAAAGAGTGGGAGGGGAAGATCGTCATGATGAAAACGCCTTACCTCAGCACGGAATATTTCGGTATCGTGATGGATCCGGAGAAGCCCGGTGTGAAAAACAGTCCGCTGCACGACCTGCGCGTGCGGCGCGCGGTGAATTTCGGGATCGACCGGGTGAAGATGGTGACATACCTGCGGAACAATAAAGGGATCCCGGCCACGTCGGGTTTTGTGCCGGCGGGATTGCCGTCGTTCGATACGGCCGCGGTGCCGGGGTATCACTACGATCCGGCCAGGGCGCGGAAGTTGTTGGCGGAAGCGGGATATCCGGATGGGAAGGGGTTGCCGGGGATTACACTGGTGTCGATCCCTTTGTACGCGGACCTGGCCGATTACGCCGCGCGGCAGTTGCAGGAATTGGGGATTAAGGTACAGGTGGAAGTGATGCAACGGGGGCCGCTGATTGATCAGGTAGCGAAATCCGCCGTGCCTTTTTTCCGGGCCAGCTGGATCGCGGATTACCCGGATGCGGAAAGTTTCCTGGCGATGTTCTACAGTAAGAATCCCGCGCCGCCGAATTATACGCGGTATGATAATCCGGCGTTCGACCGGCTGTATGAGCGCGCATTGGAGGAAACGGACGATTCGGTACGGTATGGGTTGTACCAGGAGATGGACAGGATGGTGGTGGCGGATGCCCCGGTGGTGCCGTTGTTTTATGACATGGTGATGCGTTTCAAACAGCCTAACGTGTTGGGGCTCAGTAGCGATGGGTTGAATACCCTGGAGTTGAGAAGGGTACGGATCGTGGAAAATTGA
- a CDS encoding acyl-CoA desaturase, which produces MTAILIFFFSHWFLSLFFHTFFLHRYASHQMYDTSKGWERVFYFSTWFFQGSSYLIPRAYGVMHRMHHEYSDTEHDPHSPHFFKDVWHMMIHTREIYAAFLSGKKLPDAQFTKDPLPVWDSLDKFGDHRATRLTWIALYIAFYVIFAGTTWWLYLLLPIHFLMGPIQGAIVNWCGHKYGYSNFDNGDHSRNSEPWGIFLLGELFQNNHHKHKDSANFAKKWFEFDPTYPVMRAMHFLGMIKLRQTATAKIAVPKKSRKAA; this is translated from the coding sequence ATGACTGCGATATTGATCTTCTTCTTTTCACACTGGTTTTTATCACTTTTCTTCCATACATTTTTCCTTCACCGCTATGCATCTCACCAGATGTACGACACCAGCAAGGGCTGGGAGCGCGTGTTTTATTTCAGCACCTGGTTTTTCCAGGGTTCTTCTTACCTGATTCCCCGTGCGTATGGCGTGATGCACCGGATGCACCACGAATACAGCGATACGGAGCATGATCCGCACAGCCCGCACTTTTTCAAGGACGTTTGGCATATGATGATCCACACCCGTGAGATTTATGCAGCGTTTCTGTCCGGCAAAAAACTGCCTGACGCACAATTCACGAAAGATCCCCTGCCGGTTTGGGACAGCCTGGACAAGTTCGGTGACCACCGTGCTACCCGTCTGACCTGGATCGCTTTGTATATTGCATTTTATGTGATCTTCGCTGGTACTACCTGGTGGCTGTATCTGCTGTTGCCGATTCACTTCCTGATGGGCCCTATCCAGGGTGCGATCGTGAACTGGTGCGGTCACAAATACGGATACAGCAATTTCGACAACGGCGACCATTCCCGCAACTCGGAGCCCTGGGGTATCTTCCTGTTGGGTGAGCTGTTCCAGAACAACCACCACAAGCATAAGGACAGCGCCAACTTCGCCAAGAAATGGTTTGAGTTTGATCCTACTTACCCGGTGATGCGCGCAATGCACTTCCTGGGCATGATCAAGCTGCGCCAGACGGCTACTGCAAAGATCGCGGTACCGAAGAAGTCGCGCAAGGCGGCTTAA
- a CDS encoding RNA polymerase sigma-70 factor — MPDSNKHIRSLQEEIARNDSEQAFAALFRLLYDRLIRFCMQYVSSREAAEEVVSDVFVRIWERRAGLTEVGNLEVYLFVSVRNQAYNYQEKYSSMRISPLENGEWELTDAGDPGRDMEWKEMSARLDREVNLLPDQCRKVFRLIKEEGFRYKEVAQILNISPRTVETQLFRAIRRLQEAVGHWLPDRLRKGGKLPPTVGLLLLLLDGWTW, encoded by the coding sequence ATGCCGGACAGCAACAAGCACATACGGAGTTTGCAGGAAGAAATTGCACGTAACGACAGCGAACAGGCTTTTGCCGCACTGTTCAGATTGCTGTACGATCGGCTAATTCGATTTTGCATGCAGTACGTTTCTTCGCGGGAGGCCGCGGAAGAAGTGGTATCCGATGTATTCGTCAGGATATGGGAGCGGCGTGCGGGGTTGACGGAAGTAGGGAACCTGGAAGTGTACTTGTTTGTGTCGGTGCGGAACCAGGCTTATAATTACCAGGAGAAGTATTCATCGATGCGGATATCGCCGTTGGAGAACGGGGAGTGGGAGTTGACGGACGCGGGCGATCCCGGCCGGGATATGGAGTGGAAGGAAATGTCGGCGCGGCTCGACCGTGAGGTGAATCTCCTGCCGGATCAATGCCGGAAAGTGTTCCGCTTGATCAAGGAAGAAGGTTTCCGGTATAAAGAAGTGGCGCAAATCCTGAATATCTCGCCGCGGACAGTGGAAACGCAGCTTTTCCGCGCCATCCGCCGCCTGCAGGAGGCCGTGGGGCACTGGTTGCCGGACAGGCTCAGAAAGGGCGGAAAACTGCCGCCAACGGTGGGTTTATTGCTGCTGTTGCTGGATGGATGGACTTGGTAA